The following coding sequences are from one Beggiatoa alba B18LD window:
- a CDS encoding MoaD/ThiS family protein, translating into MMITIKFFASLRQLVGKKEMQLTLTQPISVREVWTQVCAQPLPDHALMAINLEYVNAETLVQAGDEIAFFPPVTGG; encoded by the coding sequence ATGATGATTACAATTAAGTTTTTTGCCAGTTTACGCCAGCTTGTTGGCAAAAAAGAAATGCAATTAACCCTCACACAGCCTATTAGTGTGCGCGAAGTCTGGACACAAGTTTGCGCACAACCATTGCCAGACCATGCCTTAATGGCAATCAATTTAGAATATGTCAACGCTGAAACATTAGTACAAGCGGGTGATGAAATCGCATTCTTTCCGCCTGTCACAGGGGGATAA